The sequence TTATTTTGCAGCGTTTGAAATTGGGCGCGCAACGCGTCGCGCAGTTTTTCCTTTTCCGCAATTTCCCGTTGAGTCTGCGAAATTTGGTTTTGGGCGGCGGCGATATCCGCTTCGAATTGCTCTTCCATGCGTTTTTGGCGGGATGGATCGAGGTCTGCGCCGCATAGGGGACATTCGCGGGCGCCGCCTTGGCGCAGGAGGCGAAGTTTTTCCCCAGTCTCCGCAACGAGATTCTGCAAACGTTCCATTTCGCCCGACAAGCGTTCGAGCAGCTGGTTCGTCTGCTGGCCTTGTTTGACGACATCGTCCGATTCGGTTTGCAGGCGGGAATGCTCGTTTTCCAGAGCGGGAAGTTTCAATAGCTCGGCGCGGGCGGCTTCCATCTCCTTTTCCAAGGACGCTTTTTTCTTCAAGGCGCCCCGCATTTCGGCGGCGCGTTCGGCGAGGATTTGACGTTCCTTCTCGATCAATGCTTCCGATTGTTGGAGAGTGGCTTGCAGGCGTTCGTATTCGGGATGCAGCGCTTCCAGGCGGGCGCATTCCGACTGGGTATTTTGAAATTGGACGTAGTTGCTTTCGATTTCTTCTTTACGGTTGATGACGGCGCGGCTTTCTTCTTGAATGTTGCGCCAATGCGTTTGATCGGTGGTAAGCGAAGCGAGCTGTTCGCGCAGACCGGCGCATTGGGCTTCGATCTCGCGTTCGATCTTGTCTTTCTCTTCCTGAAAGGCGCGAGAGCGGGCTTCGACATCCAGCAATTTTTTGAGTTCGCGTTCGGCTTCATCGTACCGCAAATAATCTTGCTCGATCTCCTTCTCTCTTTCGGCGATTTGGCGCAAGGCGTCTTGTTCTTGCATATCTTTTTTCCGGCGCCGGTCGATTTCCGAAAGCGATTGGCGGGCGCGTTCTTCTTCTTGATCCCAACGGCTCATGCGGTCGCGCACGATGAGGAGATTCGATATTTCTTCTTGCAACTGTTTCTCTTCCCGGCGAATCGCTTCCCAGCGATTTTCCGCTTGGGACAACTCGGCGAGCCGTTGCTTCTCTTGTTCGCGAATATTCTCTTCCTCCTCCAATTCTCGATCGAGCCGTTCGACAGCTTCTTCGAGATTGCGGCGTTCGGAGCGGCTGGCGCTCCAACGCTGCTTGGCTTCTTCCAGAAGCCGGTCGTAGTAATGCAGTCCGAGAATGGCGCCGAGGATTTCCTTGCGGTCTTGGGGGGATTGACGAGTGAATTCATCCGCCTTTCCCTGTTGCAGAAAGGAAGAATTGATAAAAGTTTTATAATCCAGCCCCAAGGTATCGACAATTCTCTTTTGAGTTTCCTTTTTGGAAGCGCCGGTGAGCAGGCGAAAATCGTCATCCCGCGACGAACGCCCGCGAAATTCCAACTTAGAGGTTTGTTTGGCCGAACGGAATTCGCGGCTGACTTGGAATTCGCGATCTTCGAGTTGGAAAGTGAACTCGACGGCCATTTCGTCGGCGCCGAGGCGCAGCAGACCGGCATCGGGCGCGCGGCTGTAACCGGCTTTGCGCGCTTCGCCCCAAACCGCCCAGGTTATGGCGTCGAGCAGGGCGGATTTGCCGTGGCCGTTGCGCCCGGTCAGGCAGGCCAATTTGAAGGAAGAAAAATCGAGAATCCCGGCATCTTCGCCGTAGGAGAGGAAATTGCGCAGTTTAAGCCGGACGGGAATCATGATCGAAAATCCAAGAGAAATTATTCCATGACGGAAGTTTCCAAACTATGCTTAATTGAAAAATCGGTTTATTATGAGCCGTTGCGATGCGCTGCCGGTAGGTTCATCGGCGAAATCCTAGTATAACGCGAAGCGAAAACCGCCGATAGGAATATGTAAAAATAATGATGAATGATGAAGAAATATGAGTGAGGAACTTTGGCTCGGCGGGAGCCTCGCCCTCCCTTCTTGTTTGAATGCGAATCCAGGGAGGGCGAATCTCCTGATGAGCCAACCTATCGAGGAAAGACGCTGAACAATTGTTGGAAGACTCTACTACTTTCTATTTTCTTAGAAATGGTGAATGAAGAAGAAAAATGACGGGATGCGGCTTCGCTTTGAGCCTGCCCTTTGAATTTATGGGGACGGCCTTCTTTGAATAGGCCTTCAACAAAGGAGTATCAACTGTGCTTTTGGATGTTATGTTCAACCGGACGGAATTGGAAAAGTGCGAAATCAACCATCATATCGTCTTCGTCGCCGACGTGTTGCGGGCGACGACGGTGATGATCGCCGCTTTGACCAATGGAGCGAAAGCGATTTTGCCGCAAAAAAACGGCGCTTCCGCCCGCGGTCTTTATAACGAATTGTTGGAACAAGGGATTCCCGCTCTGCTCTGCGGCGAGAAGGACGGCTTCAAGATAGCTGGCTACGATTTGGGAAATTCGCCTTCGGAATATACGCCCGAAATGGTGAAGGGCAAAACCATCGTCCATCTGACGACGAACGGAACCAAAACGCTGGCGGCGGCTGCGTCCGCCTTGAGCGTCTTCATCGTTTCCTTCGGCAATATCGGGGCCACGGCGAAGAGAATTTTGGAATTGTACGACGTTTCGCCGGAAGTCTTGCTCATCGGATCAGGACGGGAAGAGCGCTATTGCCTGGAAGACACGGTCTGCCTGGGCGGCGTTATTACCTATCTGCTGGAAACGTCCGACAAGGATTTCGATCTGACCGATTCGGCGGTAACGGCCGTTGACCTATTTCATCTCTACCGCAACCGGCTGCTGGATATGGCGCGGCTGAGCGCGCATGGAAAGTATCTGGAAAGCGTAGGATTAGGCGCCGACTTGCCGGAGTGCGTGAAAGTGGATACGTCCACCCTAACGCCGGAGATGCGNNNNNNNNNNNNNNNNNNNNNNNNNNNNNNNNNNNNNNNNNNNNNNNNNNNNNNNNNNNNNNNNNNNNNNNNNNNNNNNNNNNNNNNNNNNNNNNNNNNNACCGCAACCGGCTGCTGGATATGGCGCGGCTGAGCGCGCATGGAAAGTATCTGGAAAGCGTAGGATTAGGCGCCGACTTGCCGGAGTGCGTGAAAGTGGATACGTCCACCCTAACGCCGGAGATGCGGGGGGGGCGGATCGTAGTTTGAATGAGGAATGATGAAAAAGCATAGGTATTCTTATGAAGCGTTTTCATATTGCCACGGATAGCGAAATCCTCGCCGGAAAAGTTACAGACGCCTATTTCGTCCGGACCATGGAAGTACTCGAACAGACGGATGCCAGCAAACCGGTAGTTATGGAGATTCGCGCGGCGTCCCTGCCAGCGAAATGGGATTGGGCGGTCTTGGCGGGCGTCGAGGAATTAGTCTTCTTCATGGAGGGGATTCGCAAGCCGGTCGATTTGTTCTGCCTGGACGAGGGGACGCTATTCCGGGCAGGCGATCCGGTGGGTTATGTTATTGGAGATTACAAAGATATCTGTATATACGAGACGGCCATATTGGGCTTATTGTGCCAGGCGTCCGGCATCGCGACGCGGGCGGCGCGCTGCGTAAAGGCGGCGGAAGGCCGGGCTGTGCTGAGTTTCGGAGCGCGGCGGCTGCATCCCGCCGTGGCGCCGCTGGTGGACCGCAACGCCTTTATCGGCGGCTGCGTAGGGTTTTCCAGCGTTATCACCGGAGAACTGCTGGAAAAGAATGCCGCCGGAACGATGCCCCATTCGTTGATCTTGCTGGTGGGGGATACGGTGGAAGCGTCGGAGATGTTCGACGCCTACATTCATCCCAAAGTTCCGCGCATTTCGCTGATTGATACGTTCAACGACGAGAAGTTCGAAGCCATCCAGACGGCGGAGGCGATGGGGGATAAACTCTACGGTGTGCGCGTGGATACGCCCGCCTCGCGCCGGGGCAATATGCTGGACTTACTGAAGGAAATCCGGTGGGAGTTGGATATCCGGGGGCATCAGAAAGTGCGGATCGTAGCCACGGGAGGCATCGACGAATATAAGATTATGGAATTGAATCCCGTCTGTTACGGCTACGGCGTGGGAACCGCCATCAGCAACGCCCCGGTTGTCGATTTCGCCATGGACATCGTGGAAATCGATGGCCGTCCCATCGCTAAGCGGGGGAAACTATCCGGCAGGAAGCGATTGTTGGCGCAAGGGAATAGCTATAAGGAAAGAGAGATCGTCTTCTGGAAAGGGGACGATCCCCGGCAATCGCAGGATTTAATAACGGCGAAGACGAAACAAGGCGTCCGGACCGCCGATTCGCCGCCGGCGGATCGCATCCGCGAACATGTTCTGCAACAACTAGCTAACGTCCCCTTGGAAAGTTTGCGGTGAACGTCATGCCTTCGCCCGGCGAAAGCGGAAATATCAATAACGCTGGCCGCCATTCCTTGTCAAAACTTTTTCCCTTCCTTCAAAACGATTGGCCGTTGCCGCTGTTGCTCGCGGCGCAAGTTATCCTCAACCTTCCGGGAATCCTGATCCCCCCGTTGTGGGTGGATGAAGCCTATTCGGCGATATTGGCGCGGCGAACGCCGGGGGAGATATGGCGGTCTATGGTTTACGATGCAGGACCGCCGCTGTATTACCTCTTACTGCATGGCTGGCGGTTTGTTTTCGGCGAATCGGAAGCAGCGCTGCGGGGGATGTCGCTGCTTTTTGCCCTATTAACTACCATCGGCGTTTATTTCTTTGGGAAGCTCTGTTTCGATAAAAAAACCGCGAGTTTCGCCTCGTTGTTATGGATATGCGCGCCGTTGTGCGTTTTCAACGCGGGGCAGGCGCGGAACTATACCCTCTTATCCGCTCTCAGCGTGGGTTTGGCGCTGGGAGCGGTTTTCTATTGGCGCAAACCGCGAAAATGGACATGGGCGGCTTCGCTGGCGTTACTGACGGCGGCGGTTTATACCCATAACGCTGCCTGGTTCATGGCGCTGGCCATACTTGCGGGGCTATGGGCGCTTGGCCGGGGGGATTATGGCTATGCGCCCTTATGCAATTGGGGAACTATGCTAGGCGGCGCCTTGCTGTTATACCTGCCGTGGACGCCGACGCTGCTTGCCCAAATGCGGATAACGGAGAGGACGATTGGGTGGGTGGAAAAAGCATGGTCGCCCTGGTCTATTGGATGGACGATGAATGCGTTGATTCCCGGCGGCGCCATGCCTCCCTACATCGATTTGCCCGTTTTCCCCGCTTATCTTTATGGGATAGCCATTTTGCTATGGACGGCGCCGCTGGTTCCTGCGCTATTGGGCATGATGCAGCCGCAAGGAAAAATGCTGCGGTTTTTGACGGCGTTTTTTTTGGTTGGACTCGCCGGACCTTACCTCTATTCGTTGATATGGAAGCCCATTTATTTAGTAGGACGGACGGATTTTTTTCTAACGCCGTTTTGGTGCTTGCTGGCAGGCGCCGCCGTTTCGCAATTGCAACGGAAATGGTTGGGCAACCTATTGATCGCTATCCTCGCGGCTCAGAGTTTGGGATTAAGCTTATACATGGAGTTGCGAGATCAGGAACGCAGCGAATTGGACATTGTCCGATACCTGGAACAGCGAGGAAAGCCAGGCGATGCGGTTCTATGCACTGGCCTGACCCGTCCGCCGATGGAGTATTATTTAAAACCGAAAGGTTTTCGCATTCTTTCCTATCCTCGCGATATGGCGCAACACTTGGCGCACTTGAACGAAGAATGGTACGCGAAGAACGTTGACCTCGACGCCGAGGCGCAGGAGTGCATAGAGGAAGCAAAAAGCGTTCTTACGGGCCAAGGGCAGCTGTGGGTGATCGGCAGCGAGCGCAGGATCAACGAGCCGTTGTTCGAACAGTTGCAGCGGGAGAAAACTCTGCGCGGCTTGAATCGGGTGCAGACGCCGAAAATGGGATTGCGCAAAATCGGGGAGCCTTTGTTTATTCTGCCCTACTTGCAGGCGAACGATGCGGGATAGTCGCAATCGAAGCCGCATAATTCTGCAGGAGGCCGCCATCCTTTTGGGATTGGGCGTATTCTCCCTTCTTTTGCATTCATGGTATTTCAACGTTTTCTTGAACGTCATGCCCAACGCGTTGCAGCCCGCCAACGACGCTAAAAGTTATTGGGAGATGGGGCTGAAGATTTATCGCGATGGAATTTTTCTCCCCAACGACGGGCCTTACTACCAGGCGCCTCTCTATCCCTATTGGCTGGCGGGATTACATTACTTCGGCTTTCATCGCATCGTGGAAGCGCTGCGCATCCAAGAGTGGATGAGCATCGCCAACGTTTTGTTATGTTATTCGGCGGGGCGGCTGGCGGCGGGGCGGCTGACGGCCGCGCTGGCAGCGGCGTTGTTCGGATTATGCCATTATTCCTTGTTCTTCGCTTCCAAAATGCTGGCGGAGACGCCGGGGATTTTTCTCTTCCTCCTCTTTTCCATTTTCTTCTTGCTATGGATCAATAAGAATAAAACGGCATGGCTGGCCGTTAGCGCCTTCTGTTTCAGCTTGGCGGTTTTGTGCCGTCCCAATCTGCTGTTCTTCTTTCCGCCGGTGTTGCTGTTTTGTTTTATTGGACGGAGTGGAGAAGCAAGAACAATTGCCATTCCTGGTTTGAATCTTTCGCTCGATAGGCGAGGGATATTGTTTTCCAGCGTATTTTTATTAGGGATTCTACCGGCGCCGTTGCGGAACGGAATTGTGGGAGGGGATTGGGTTCCCATCTGCGCCAATTCGGGCGTGACATTGTATATGGGAACCAACGAACAGGCTGAAGGGGGACTGGCATCGGTGGAAGGACTTTCCAACGACATTGAAAAACAATATACCCAAAGCATCGAACTGGCGTCGAAGCTGGCGGGGAAGGAATTGCCGCCATCGCAAGCGTCGTCGTTCTGGATGAAAAAAACCGCCGCCTGGGCGCTGTCGCATCCGGGAAAGTTGTTGGTTTTGGAGATCAAGAAACTATTATGGGCGCTGTACTCGGCGCCGCCCGCCGTGAATTACTCGGCGCATTTCGAAAGCGAATGGATCGGAGGATTGAAAGCGCTGAGTTGGCTCACCTGGCTGAGCGTCTGGGGCGGCCTCTTGGCTTTGCCTTGGCTGTGGAAGGGTCGAACGGAGCGCTTTTTTCTGAGCTTATGGGGCGGGTATTTGCTTTTGAGTTTGGTTTATTACGCCTCGGACCGTTTTTTGGCGGGGATGCTGCCGTTTACGTCCATTTTGACGGCGATGTGGATTGAAGCGGTTTGGCGGCGATGGCGGGAGTTCCCTTGCACTTGCCTTTGCCCTCACCCAGAGGGAGAGGGAATTTGTTTGGGTAAAAGAGTTCTTTCCATCGTGATGAAGTGTACGGCGCGGCCCATCCTGCTTATTTGGATTGGGATTACGTTTGTTCTTACAGCGAATCCTTTTCTAGCGTGGAACCGGGAGCGGGAGATTGGGATGGGATGGTACAACCTCGGCGTGTTTTACGAAGAAAAAAGCAACGATCTACGGGCGATGGAGAGTTACGAGAAGGCGCTGGAAGCCTGCCCGGTTTTACCGGCGGCGATGTTGAACTTGGGCGTACTCTACGCCGAACAAGGCGATCTGGAAAAATCGACGCAATTGTTCCTGAAAGTATTGTCCATCGAACCGAAGAACCAGACGGCGCAACGGAATCTGAAGATCAACCGGGAACGGATGAATGATAAATGATAAATGAAAAAAAACATCTCATCGAGGGTGGCAAAGGCATGGCGAAGCCAGCCTTTGAAATTGTCGTTAAAACGGCGGATTATTGTAATTTGCCCCTTTAAAGGGGCATTTGATAATAGCCCAGCCTTTTAAGGTTGGGAAAATCTTGACCATACGTAAACTATAGGTTACAATTCCTGTATGAAGAAAATACTCAAAATTTATAGAACGGAGAACGGAAAAGAACCATTTTTGGATTGGCTTAACACTCTAAGAAAAAAGGATAAACCGTCTTTTTTCCGTATACGTGACCGTTTAAACCGTATCGCCGAGCAAGGAAATTATGGAGATTATAAGGCTGTGGGAGAAGGTGTTTATGAATTGCGTTTTTTCTTTGGTTCGGGTTATCGCGTTTATTTTGGGGAAGATGGCGAGACGATTGTTTTGTTATTGTGTGGAGGTGGAAAGAGTTCGCAGCGGCAAGATATCAAGAAAGCTAAAGAATACTGGAGTTTATACCATGAATGACGCGGGAAGGGAAAAGCGTTTAAAGAAACTGGAGGGATATCGGGATTTCCGGGCATATTTCGTCAAGGACCTTCGAGATCATCCCGAAGATATCGATGGATATCTGGAGATTGTGATCGAAGATTATGAAAAGGATCGGGATGCGGCGGCTTTTTTATTGGCGCTGCGCACAATCGCCGAAGCGAAAGAAGGAATGACTTCTTTAGCCAAGAAAACCAACCTTACGCGCCAAGCTCTCTATAAAGCCCTATCCTCCAAAGGCAATCCTCGTCTTGAAACCATATGGTTGATTCTCAACGCGCTGGGATACAGTATTTCCATCAAACCGTCTCCCGCAGCGCAGTAAATATCGCATCCGTTTTTCCTATTTCATCCTCCAATGCGAAATGGATTTCAATCCATAAGAAAATATCTCCCGTTTAGAATTGAGAAGCGGTTTTTTCTCGACTCCGGCGTACGCGATGAATGAATAACCCCACAGCGTATCCGGCGCTGTAATAGAAAATGCTGCCGCTGATAAGATAATAATAGATTTGGAAGGTGATGAAATCGCCCCAATCGAATTGAGATCGCATCCGATCTTCGAAGAGGCTATTCACAATAACGCAGGGATAATCCACCGTCTCGATGAATTGGACAAGCGTGGAAGGTCTGATAATATCGATGGAGACGCCTAAAACCAACGCTATAAAAATCCATAGATGAATAAGGAAAAAAGCCAACGCTAAATTCCGCGGCCAATTCGAATTGAACCAGGAACGAAATTTCTTTTCCCCCATAATCTGACCCGTTCTCGAATGTTTCCAATATCCATTCCTTGTTTTTCTAGGCGATCGATCGTCCTATGAGATTGTTCATGGCGTCAAGCGCCGTTGCGATATAATAGAAATAAAACATCTTTCTGCCGGAAGCCTTCTAGGAATGGGGAGGAGAGGAATGACGAATACGCGCCGGGGAAGCCCAGGCTTTTCTTTGATCGAATTGTTGATCGTATTGCTGATTGTAGGTTTGCTTTATGTGGGGCCGCAGGTGATCCCGCTTTGGCTGGTCGAATTGATTCTCTCCATCGGCTGGTTCGCGTTTCAATACTTCTTTATCAAATGGCTTATCCGGCTTTCCATTCTTTCCAAAGGGTATTTTCAAGAGTATAAAACGCTGTTGGTTTGGGGCTATCAAACGCAAATCGTCGCCGCATACATCTTGCGGTTTTACGTTTTGAGAGATGCCGACATCGCTTATTTTCATAAACTGGGAATTTCGTATCTGGGAACCTACGTGATTTTCTTTGTTCTGCCATTGGCGGGGATATGGATTTTTCACCCCCTTTTCCACCCCAAAAAAGAAGCGGCGAAATGGGATGCGAAGACCGTTAAAAAAATTGCCCTGCAATGCGTCCAGGCGCAGAAGTTTTACGAACGCTATCCCAAATGCCGGATTTACGTTTTCGATCACCCGCTTAAAGACCGATACGTCCATTGCGTATTCACGCAGCGCATCCGGCGCCATGAACGGGAGGATTTATTCGAAGATCGGCTGCTGGAGGTTCCCGTGGATTGGAAGAAGCGGACGGTTTGGGAGGAAGAAATCCAGCAGCGCCGTTATATTTTTCAGAGCGGAGAAAATGGCAGTACCGTATTGGAATTGCCCGCTGGCGACTCCTATCCCAGAAAAGAAGAACCGCTGGAGGAGGAGAGTCTCCAGCGGTTCGACGATTCTTTCAATCGATTTCCTTCTCTCGATTCCGCGCCGCTTCCGGCGGCGATTCAGCGGTCTCCTTACGAAATCGTATAATATCCTTCTTTACCGTCCCGCCCGGCGCGGGCTGTAGGATGAACCGCCCTGCGAAGACGGAGCGGGCGAGGACATGCGGGGCGCGCTGTACGAACTAGACGGCTGCGGCGAAAAAGACGGCGCTGAGTAGGAAGGCGCCGCACTGCGCGGCGCGGAGTAGGAAGGAACAGCGCTGCGCGGAACGGAATAAGACGGCGCAGCGCTGCGCGGTACGGAGTAAGACGGAGAATACGAACGGCTTGGGGCTGAGTCCATCCGCGATTGCCGCGAAGGAGAATAAGAGGGAACGGAATTATAGGTTTGCGGAACGGCGGAATACGATCGCGTCGAGTAGGACGGCGCGTAGGAGCTTCGGTTCGAGGGAATGCTGTAAGAACTCGACGTTCTCCGGTCGTAAGGCGTCATGTAGGACGACTGGCGGCTCGGCGGAACCTGAGCCGGCGTTATGGCGCGCGGCTGGGAAACCCCCGAATCGTAATTGCGAGACGAGGAAGAAGACGGGGGAGCGCTTTGGCTGCTGTCCGTCCGCTGGGGGCTGGCGCTTCTTGAAGGATTCGCGCTTTGCGGCGTCATGCGGCTGGATGAAGTAGAGGGCGCAGAGGCTCTAGGAGCCGATGGCTGCGCGCTGCGGGTTGCAGGTTCGCTCATGGAGCGGGTAGAAGACGAAGAATCGTTTCGCGGCGCTTCTTGACGCATTGTGCGGGGCTGATTCCAAGGGCTGCTGTCGCTGGAACGCGGGGCGGCGCTCTTCGCTTCCGGACCGCTGCGCGCCGGGGATGTAGAAGGAGCGGATCTGGAATTATCCGGAGCGGCGGTTCTTGTCGAACGGGTGCGATTCCAAAAGCTCTCGCTGCGAGCGTTAGTTGAGGGCGCGGCGCTTCTCGGCGCAGAGACATTGGCGTCCGAGCGGGCTTCGCGCGCCGATTGGGCGGAAGCGGGCGCGGTCATGGGGCTGGCGGTTCGTTCCGAATCCGTGCGCGAGGATTTCGCGGCGGGAGCGCGGCGGTCTTCCTGAGTGGGATTGGCTTGCGGCTCTCTTTCCGCTTTTGCATTGGCTTCGCGTTGGGAAAGCGGCGCGGCGCCGGGAGCGGCGGCGGCTTCGCGAGCCGGTTTGGCATCCGGGTTGCGCGCAGCTTGCGTATTCGCCGAAGCGGGAGCGGCGTTGACCTTTTCGAACGAGCTATCGCCTCGCGGATTTTTAGAAACAGGCTCGCGCGAGGATTCCGTCTGGGGCGAACGGTTGTCCGGGCCAGTAGCAAGCGGTTGATTCTGGACGGCGGCGGCGCGCCGTTCCGGCAGCGAAGCGAAGGCTTCCGGGCCGGTTTTCACGTCGCGGGAAGCGGCGTAGCGTCCGGCGGCATTCTCGCGGGGCGGTTTTTGTCCCGACTCGAAATCGCGCCGGGTCATGACGGTAACGGCGTTTTCCACGTTTTGATTCTGATATATGATCGTCTGATTGTTGTTGATAGTAACATGGTCTCTATAATACTCGGGGCGATGCAAATAGCCATGATGATGGCGATGGACGTAGCTGGCGCGGAAGCTATACCACGGATAAAAAGGATCGTAGGGACCGAGGGGGAACCAGCCGACGCAGGGACCGTCATAATAGCCGCCGCCGAAGGAGAGCGAAAAATACCTCCCATGATGGGCGTAAGCGAACGACACCATCGCCGGATACCAAAGGGGACGGTGGGGACGATGGACGACGTAGACTACGTCCGTGGGAACCCAGCACCAATCGTAATCCGAAGTATATACCCAGCGGCCATAGTGATAGGGAACCCAGCCCCACGGCTCGTAGGAGACCCAAATCCAGCCGTAAGGATCGCGCCACACCCAGCGGCCATCGCGGTAAGGCGCCCAGTTCGTCGCGACAACGCGCGGGCGCCAAACGCGGCCGTAATCCTTGACCACTACCCAATCGCCGTAGGCGTCCAGATCGGAATAGCCCGCCACGCGGGTGGAGACGTATTGCCGCGTCTGGCTGGCGGCGATGGCGGCGTCGCGCATGTCGCTCCAACGGTCGAAATCGTCTTCCGGCGAAAGGGCGGCGATTTTGAAATCGGCGGAATTGGGGCTGCTCACGATGAGTTGTTCGTCCCGGCGCACGGCGAGTGAGCTCTTATCCGATTTCTCCACATTGACCTCTCCCCGGCGCACTTGAATCCTCGCCGGCCCTTTTTCGTCCACGTCGTAACGAACGATGGCGTGGACGGGGATGCTGGAAGCGAAGTAGGAGGAAATGATTTCCAGCGGCGGGCGTTCGTAACTGACCCGATTGGCGTGAACAGCCAAGACGCCCTTGACGATTCCAATACGGCCCAGGCCGTCATCGAGGATTTTGAACTCGAGGTAGGTATTGTCGCCCAGACGCAAAACGGTTTCGTCCTCCAATTGGATTTCCACCCGCGCTCCGGCGCCGGAGAAGATTTTATCGCCCGCCATAAGGGGGGTGTTGATCTCCGCATTGGTCCAGTCTTCATCGGCCATGCGCTGCATGGTGACGGGGCCTTCGATGTAGGAGATGCGCGCCGTACGCAGAGCCACGCCGTCATCGGGGGGCGCCGGGGCGGGCTGCGGCGCCGGGGGCGCGGCGATGGCGACGTAATGGGCTGGGGCGGCGGTAGTAACCGTCGAAGCGCAGCCGGTCAAACAGATAAGCGTAAGCATAACAAGCAAAAAGAGGAAAAATCGTCCTGTAAGGTCCATGATCGTAACTCCCTTCCAAACATCTTCCAATTCGTAATCTATAAATATCATCGCAGCCTGTAGGGATTTAACTAAATTTACGAAGCGTTTCCCCCCCCCAATGCGGCGGGCGGAGCAACTTTCTCCATACTATTATACCGGATGGCGGGAGGAAACGGGCGGGGAGGGGGTATTCATAACCCTATAGGTTCTGTAGGTTGTTGGATGGAATTCCTAAGCCGTTCATCGGCCTATTCCGCTAGATTCGAACAGCTGTAAACTCGTTTGGAATTGCATCTCGTTAATGTAGGGATTTCGATGACAGAGAATATAACCGAATGGGAATTTACCGCCGACGCGGCGGGGTGGATCAACGGGCGTCTTGCCGATGAACCGGGTTTGCCATTTTCGGAAGCGAAATGCGAGCAGAGGACGAAAGGATCGCTCAAGCGCCGGGATTTAACCTTGCTGGATAAAAACGGCGTCGTCGTGCTGACGGGCGAAGTAAAACTCCCATTTCAAAAAGACGGCGGCAGCCCGTATAACGAAGCGGTGGTTCAGGATGCGCGCCAAAAAGCGCGGCTGGCGAAGACAAAATACTTTTTCACATGGAACGTCAACGATTTCGTTTTATGGGAAACGTTTCCATCCAAAACATCCCCCAAAGACCGCAAGTTCAAATCGTGGTCCGTTACGATCATCCATAAACCAAGCCATTTGGAAATTTCCAGCACGAAGCATGCCATCGATAATTGGTTTAGGAATTTTCTGCGCGAATTCGCTGCTATTCTGTGTGGAGACATCGTTATTGGTACGCAGCCGCCCGATGCAAAGTTCATCGAAGCGTTGGAATCGTTCATGACCATGCCGATTTTGTTGACGCGGGAAAGTCTGGAAGAGAAATACGAGAAAGACCTTTTCAAAGACGATCTTGACCGTTGGATGCGAGACGAGCAGGGATGGACGATCTACGACGATCCGGAGGGAATTCGCGACAATCTGGAACGCGCCGCCAAATTCGCTTGTTACAACCTAGTCAATAAACTGGTTTTTCATGAAGCGTTATTAAAGGGTCATAAAGATAAGATGGATAAGTTATCCATCGCCGATTCTATCGATTCGGGCGAGAATCTAAGCCAACAACTCGACAAGTTTTTTGAAGCAGCGAAAATCATCACTGGCG comes from Candidatus Omnitrophota bacterium and encodes:
- a CDS encoding SMC family ATPase; translation: MIPVRLKLRNFLSYGEDAGILDFSSFKLACLTGRNGHGKSALLDAITWAVWGEARKAGYSRAPDAGLLRLGADEMAVEFTFQLEDREFQVSREFRSAKQTSKLEFRGRSSRDDDFRLLTGASKKETQKRIVDTLGLDYKTFINSSFLQQGKADEFTRQSPQDRKEILGAILGLHYYDRLLEEAKQRWSASRSERRNLEEAVERLDRELEEEENIREQEKQRLAELSQAENRWEAIRREEKQLQEEISNLLIVRDRMSRWDQEEERARQSLSEIDRRRKKDMQEQDALRQIAEREKEIEQDYLRYDEAERELKKLLDVEARSRAFQEEKDKIEREIEAQCAGLREQLASLTTDQTHWRNIQEESRAVINRKEEIESNYVQFQNTQSECARLEALHPEYERLQATLQQSEALIEKERQILAERAAEMRGALKKKASLEKEMEAARAELLKLPALENEHSRLQTESDDVVKQGQQTNQLLERLSGEMERLQNLVAETGEKLRLLRQGGARECPLCGADLDPSRQKRMEEQFEADIAAAQNQISQTQREIAEKEKLRDALRAQFQTLQNKMPKIDKQLTRLRQLQEKLKEQETEILHLNALQEQLDAIAQQMQSNQFAEEARIAAEQSRQALAALAYEPVQRAAAIKRLQKQQNDEWLWLKLQEEISRFGESQTRLAAIAGQMEKTSSILETENFALPQRRSIAEVLEQLQPLEKELTRRRYWQEEQNRLRNAISDWNSLQAAKQRLPELDAEIEALQKQSAAIEQQRRSIEEQRQQAIPSLHRLQECEKQRHELESQRAVLETSRNEIQFRLGALREKIARLQEAQNEKRQSQERLRSVLDDERHYGILKTAFSRDGIPAMIVEQSLPDLENGANRLLQRLTNGAASLALESQREKKSGGAIETLDIKISDEMGTRDYELYSGGEAFRVDLALRIALSQLLCRRAGSQLRLLVIDEGFGSQDGEGLANIVDAINDIQDEFDKIIVVTHLDELKEMFMARIEVTKEPGIGSRFDVIHTF
- a CDS encoding 2-phosphosulfolactate phosphatase, whose amino-acid sequence is MLLDVMFNRTELEKCEINHHIVFVADVLRATTVMIAALTNGAKAILPQKNGASARGLYNELLEQGIPALLCGEKDGFKIAGYDLGNSPSEYTPEMVKGKTIVHLTTNGTKTLAAAASALSVFIVSFGNIGATAKRILELYDVSPEVLLIGSGREERYCLEDTVCLGGVITYLLETSDKDFDLTDSAVTAVDLFHLYRNRLLDMARLSAHGKYLESVGLGADLPECVKVDTSTLTPEMR
- a CDS encoding nicotinate phosphoribosyltransferase, which produces MKRFHIATDSEILAGKVTDAYFVRTMEVLEQTDASKPVVMEIRAASLPAKWDWAVLAGVEELVFFMEGIRKPVDLFCLDEGTLFRAGDPVGYVIGDYKDICIYETAILGLLCQASGIATRAARCVKAAEGRAVLSFGARRLHPAVAPLVDRNAFIGGCVGFSSVITGELLEKNAAGTMPHSLILLVGDTVEASEMFDAYIHPKVPRISLIDTFNDEKFEAIQTAEAMGDKLYGVRVDTPASRRGNMLDLLKEIRWELDIRGHQKVRIVATGGIDEYKIMELNPVCYGYGVGTAISNAPVVDFAMDIVEIDGRPIAKRGKLSGRKRLLAQGNSYKEREIVFWKGDDPRQSQDLITAKTKQGVRTADSPPADRIREHVLQQLANVPLESLR